One genomic region from Stackebrandtia nassauensis DSM 44728 encodes:
- a CDS encoding response regulator transcription factor, translating to MAERLGIAPGTVKIHIGRILDKLELRDRVQIVIFAYETGLILPGGLGSGRHKPRIAFASTK from the coding sequence ATCGCCGAGCGGCTGGGCATCGCGCCGGGAACCGTGAAGATCCACATCGGTCGGATACTGGACAAACTGGAGCTGCGCGACCGGGTGCAGATCGTCATCTTCGCCTACGAGACCGGGCTGATACTCCCCGGTGGGTTAGGTTCCGGCCGTCACAAACCCAGGATCGCGTTCGCGAGCACGAAGTAG
- a CDS encoding MFS transporter, whose amino-acid sequence MSRKASPPPSRRWTALALIALAQFMVIMDTSIIGVALPKMQKELGFSQENLSWVFNAYVVVFGGLLLLGGRLSDLFGARRLFSLGWIVLGAGSLVAGVAGDVPTELIGRGVQGVGAALIAPSALTLLMMLFGANPKELTKAFAVYGAAAPAGGTAGVFLGGLITEYASWPWVFYINIPIAILALAAAPALLPGGALAPRGSIDVVGALTVTLGLGAAVFAIVRAPEIGWGDPATWGVLLLAAVLLVGFLLSQARKRQPLMPLSIFRAANLAAANLAQLLLGAAWIPMWFFLNLYLQQVLGYSAFPSGAALLPMTVLIMVGMVALAPRLMARFGAKAMIVTGLVLLAGGLYWMSFIRPDGNFWVDVLPASLLAALGMSLAFIPSLQTAISAAKPEEGGLASGIVNTSYQIGSALGLAVVTAVAAGYGADRLGDKVALTDGFSVAFIAAALVAAVAAVLTVVTVRTRKAAETETKVDSVV is encoded by the coding sequence ATGTCCCGCAAAGCTTCCCCACCCCCGTCACGGCGGTGGACGGCGCTGGCGCTGATCGCACTGGCGCAGTTCATGGTCATCATGGACACCTCGATCATCGGCGTCGCACTGCCGAAGATGCAGAAGGAACTCGGGTTCTCGCAGGAGAACCTGTCGTGGGTGTTCAACGCCTACGTGGTGGTGTTCGGCGGTCTGCTGCTGTTGGGCGGCAGGCTGTCCGACCTGTTCGGCGCCCGCAGGCTGTTCAGTCTCGGCTGGATCGTGCTCGGCGCCGGATCCCTTGTGGCCGGTGTCGCCGGTGACGTGCCGACCGAGCTCATCGGTCGCGGGGTCCAGGGCGTCGGCGCGGCGCTCATCGCGCCCTCGGCGCTGACCCTGTTGATGATGCTGTTCGGCGCCAACCCCAAGGAGCTGACCAAGGCCTTCGCCGTCTACGGGGCCGCGGCCCCGGCCGGCGGCACCGCCGGGGTGTTCCTCGGCGGCCTGATCACCGAGTACGCGTCCTGGCCGTGGGTCTTCTACATCAACATCCCGATCGCGATCCTCGCCCTGGCCGCCGCCCCCGCGTTGCTGCCCGGTGGTGCCCTGGCACCCCGCGGCTCCATCGACGTGGTCGGCGCGCTGACCGTCACGCTGGGCCTGGGCGCGGCGGTGTTCGCCATCGTCCGTGCCCCCGAGATCGGCTGGGGCGACCCGGCTACCTGGGGCGTGCTGCTGCTGGCGGCGGTGTTGCTGGTCGGGTTCCTGTTGTCGCAGGCCAGGAAGCGGCAGCCGCTGATGCCGCTGTCGATCTTCCGGGCCGCGAACCTCGCCGCGGCGAACCTGGCGCAGCTGCTGCTGGGCGCCGCCTGGATTCCGATGTGGTTCTTCCTCAACCTGTACCTGCAACAGGTTCTGGGTTACTCGGCGTTCCCCTCGGGTGCGGCGCTGCTGCCGATGACCGTGTTGATCATGGTCGGCATGGTCGCGCTGGCCCCCCGGCTCATGGCCCGGTTCGGCGCCAAGGCGATGATCGTCACCGGTCTGGTCCTGCTCGCGGGCGGGCTGTACTGGATGTCGTTCATCCGTCCCGACGGGAACTTCTGGGTCGACGTCCTGCCCGCCTCGCTGCTGGCGGCGCTGGGCATGTCGCTGGCGTTCATCCCGTCACTGCAGACGGCGATCTCGGCGGCGAAACCGGAGGAGGGCGGCCTGGCCTCGGGCATCGTCAACACCAGCTACCAGATCGGCTCCGCGCTGGGGCTGGCCGTGGTCACGGCCGTGGCCGCCGGTTACGGCGCCGACCGGCTGGGCGACAAGGTCGCGCTCACCGACGGCTTCTCGGTGGCGTTCATCGCCGCGGCACTCGTCGCGGCCGTGGCCGCCGTGCTGACGGTGGTCACCGTCCGAACCCGGAAAGCCGCGGAAACCGAAACCAAAGTAGACAGTGTGGTGTAA
- a CDS encoding MFS transporter: MPIERQRGSRLPALVVLCFVQFMLVLDDNVVSVALPSIKSELGFSTAGLAWVVNAYFLAFGGLLILFGRMADLLGRRRVFLAGVVLFGAASLLCGLAREPWQLVAGRFVQGAGSAMASPAAMSLLTLLFPGVRERARAIGIWGGVAALGAISGLVISGVLTGLTGWRWVFFINLPVALVALVLVPRLLDESRASRGGRLDVPGAVLGTGAVLSLVYALLRAGETQWTDATVLAALGSALALAVAFVVVESRTAEPLLPLAFVSVRVRAVGNGLTLVFSAAMYAMAFLLMIHLQMVLDYEPLTAGIAYLPYGAAILSGMWLSARVVERFGLRRTLIASFLVTAAGLLLLSGVDASDGYLAGVLPGMLVTALGNGLSLPALSVAAVTGTTGENAGLGSAVFSSVQQIGGAVGVSVLVTLAARQSAAAAQAGPATAATEGFSFALVVAAALLAVAAIVIPDLRERSCASSRPSTLRR, encoded by the coding sequence ATGCCTATCGAACGACAGCGGGGGTCGCGGCTGCCCGCCCTGGTGGTGTTGTGCTTCGTCCAGTTCATGCTCGTCCTGGACGACAACGTGGTGAGCGTCGCGTTGCCGAGCATCAAGTCCGAACTCGGTTTCAGCACGGCGGGACTGGCGTGGGTGGTCAACGCGTACTTCCTGGCCTTCGGCGGCTTGCTGATCCTGTTCGGACGGATGGCCGATCTGCTGGGTCGCAGGCGGGTGTTCCTCGCCGGAGTCGTCCTGTTCGGAGCCGCGAGCCTGCTGTGCGGACTCGCGCGGGAACCGTGGCAGCTGGTGGCGGGACGGTTCGTCCAGGGCGCCGGTTCGGCGATGGCCAGCCCGGCGGCGATGTCGCTGCTGACACTGCTGTTCCCCGGGGTGCGGGAGCGGGCCCGCGCGATCGGGATCTGGGGCGGGGTCGCCGCGTTGGGCGCGATCTCGGGGCTGGTGATCTCCGGGGTGCTGACCGGGTTGACCGGGTGGCGCTGGGTCTTCTTCATCAACCTGCCGGTGGCCCTGGTGGCGCTGGTCCTGGTGCCGCGACTGCTGGACGAGAGCCGGGCGAGCCGGGGCGGCCGCCTGGACGTACCCGGGGCGGTGCTGGGCACCGGTGCCGTGCTGTCACTGGTCTACGCGCTGCTGCGGGCCGGGGAGACCCAGTGGACGGACGCGACGGTGCTGGCGGCGCTGGGCTCGGCGCTGGCACTGGCGGTGGCGTTCGTGGTGGTGGAGTCGCGCACCGCCGAACCGTTGCTGCCGTTGGCGTTCGTGTCGGTGCGGGTGCGCGCGGTCGGCAACGGACTGACCCTGGTGTTCTCGGCGGCGATGTACGCGATGGCGTTCCTGCTGATGATCCACCTCCAGATGGTGCTGGACTACGAGCCGTTGACCGCCGGGATCGCTTACCTGCCTTACGGTGCCGCGATCCTGTCGGGCATGTGGCTTTCGGCGCGCGTGGTGGAGCGGTTCGGGTTGCGGCGCACGCTCATCGCGTCCTTTCTGGTCACCGCCGCCGGATTGCTGTTGTTGTCGGGTGTGGACGCTTCCGACGGGTATCTGGCCGGGGTGTTGCCGGGGATGCTCGTGACGGCGCTGGGCAACGGGCTGAGCCTGCCCGCGTTGAGCGTCGCCGCGGTCACCGGCACCACCGGCGAGAACGCCGGACTGGGTTCGGCGGTGTTCTCCTCGGTGCAGCAGATCGGTGGGGCTGTTGGGGTGTCGGTGCTGGTCACGTTGGCCGCGCGGCAGTCGGCAGCGGCCGCGCAGGCGGGGCCAGCGACGGCCGCGACCGAGGGGTTCTCGTTCGCGCTCGTCGTGGCCGCCGCCCTGCTCGCCGTCGCGGCGATCGTCATCCCCGATCTGCGGGAACGATCTTGCGCATCTTCGCGGCCATCCACTCTCCGGCGATGA
- the mgtE gene encoding magnesium transporter has protein sequence METGDTLKDLLEDNDLTAVRAWLGTQPPYVIADELARMDALAAVVPFRMLDKDAALAVFEELDPVDQQQILSGLRDKAFRDLIEGMDPDDRARMLGEAPAKVTHRVLSGLSPRERLMTAELLGYPDGSVGRIMTPEVVALPVDITAKQALRRIRVKGGNAESVYTLPIVESGRRLVGVCELRDLVLSDPDTPVAELVDTQVPTARATDPAEDAARLLAEANILNLPVVDSEQRLVGLFTFDDAMEVIEAADTEDAARQAASLPWSGHYMFAGVWQLARSRATWLLLLIVAATLTVTVTRAFEATLEQVTALALFIPLLIGTGGNAGAQAATAVVRALAVGEVRTGDLARVIWRECRVGLVLGAMLAVVGLGVAVIFVDPRVALVVAVSLVVICAWAATVGGSMPLLAKKVGIDPAVVSAPMVTTLVDATGLIIYFVLANAILGL, from the coding sequence ATGGAGACCGGAGACACACTCAAGGACCTGCTGGAAGACAACGACCTGACCGCGGTGCGGGCCTGGCTGGGGACCCAACCGCCCTACGTCATCGCCGACGAACTGGCGCGCATGGACGCCCTCGCGGCGGTGGTGCCGTTCCGCATGCTGGACAAGGACGCGGCGCTGGCCGTCTTCGAGGAACTCGACCCGGTCGACCAGCAGCAGATCCTGTCCGGCCTGCGCGACAAGGCGTTCCGCGACCTCATCGAGGGCATGGACCCCGACGACCGGGCCCGGATGCTCGGCGAGGCCCCCGCCAAGGTCACCCACCGGGTGCTGTCGGGACTGAGCCCGCGCGAGCGCCTCATGACCGCCGAACTGCTGGGCTACCCCGACGGCTCGGTCGGCCGGATCATGACCCCCGAGGTGGTGGCGCTGCCGGTCGACATCACCGCCAAGCAGGCCCTGCGCCGGATCCGCGTCAAGGGCGGCAACGCCGAGTCCGTCTACACGCTGCCGATCGTGGAGTCCGGCCGTCGACTGGTGGGAGTGTGCGAACTGCGCGACCTGGTGCTGTCCGACCCCGACACCCCGGTCGCCGAACTCGTCGACACCCAGGTCCCCACGGCCCGCGCCACCGACCCCGCCGAGGACGCCGCCCGCCTGCTCGCCGAGGCCAACATCCTCAACCTCCCGGTGGTCGACAGCGAACAGCGGCTGGTCGGCCTGTTCACGTTCGACGACGCCATGGAGGTCATCGAGGCCGCCGACACCGAGGACGCCGCCCGGCAGGCCGCGTCGCTGCCGTGGAGCGGGCACTACATGTTCGCGGGCGTATGGCAACTGGCCCGCTCCCGCGCCACCTGGCTGCTGCTCCTCATCGTCGCGGCCACCCTCACCGTCACGGTCACCCGCGCCTTCGAGGCCACTTTGGAACAGGTGACCGCGCTGGCGCTGTTCATCCCGCTGCTCATCGGCACCGGCGGCAACGCCGGAGCCCAGGCGGCCACCGCGGTGGTCCGAGCCCTCGCGGTGGGGGAGGTGCGCACCGGCGACCTGGCGCGGGTGATCTGGCGTGAGTGCCGGGTCGGCCTGGTGCTGGGCGCGATGCTGGCCGTCGTCGGTCTGGGCGTCGCGGTGATCTTCGTCGACCCCCGGGTGGCGCTGGTGGTGGCGGTGTCGCTGGTGGTCATCTGCGCGTGGGCGGCCACCGTCGGCGGCTCGATGCCGCTGCTGGCCAAGAAGGTCGGCATCGACCCGGCCGTCGTCTCCGCCCCGATGGTGACCACCCTTGTGGACGCCACCGGGCTCATCATCTACTTCGTGCTCGCGAACGCGATCCTGGGTTTGTGA
- a CDS encoding aminoglycoside phosphotransferase family protein: MLRKRVYGQRLHDELGAPTRVRKLGSSPRSKVWWAELTDGPVIVKQVVDGSDVEQQFQREHTALRLASRAKPAVVPRLLAADADERILVMEYLDEGRPGPDWQCQYAVALARLHASVEADSGLPNWRGPDDNDVDDFLDLARAWRVTVPASARTELTDLVRRLADSAVPALLHGDPCPSGNVLYPADGLRFIDFEQSSVGNGLVELAYLRIGFPTCYSSPDTPRELLGQAEDAYRATWREETGTEVTGDLADACAGWTISGDSLVERAHRESRRHLSRLINSDWKWGKATARERLAFRLEVTADIAADSAELRTVAELCRNLREAMRARWPQLRRLTDPELNYDH, from the coding sequence ATGCTGCGCAAACGCGTGTACGGCCAGCGCCTCCACGACGAACTCGGTGCCCCGACGCGCGTCAGGAAACTGGGGTCGAGTCCCCGATCGAAGGTGTGGTGGGCCGAACTGACCGACGGCCCCGTCATCGTCAAACAGGTCGTCGACGGATCCGATGTCGAGCAACAGTTCCAGCGCGAACACACGGCACTGCGCCTGGCCTCGCGGGCGAAGCCCGCGGTGGTGCCGCGATTGCTGGCCGCCGACGCCGACGAGCGGATCCTGGTGATGGAGTACCTCGACGAGGGCCGCCCCGGGCCGGACTGGCAGTGCCAGTACGCCGTCGCGCTGGCGCGGTTGCACGCCAGCGTCGAGGCCGACTCCGGACTGCCGAACTGGCGCGGGCCCGACGACAACGACGTCGACGACTTCCTCGACCTGGCCCGCGCGTGGCGGGTCACGGTCCCGGCCTCGGCCCGCACCGAACTGACCGACCTGGTGCGGCGGCTGGCCGACAGCGCGGTTCCGGCGCTGCTGCACGGGGATCCGTGCCCGTCGGGCAACGTCCTGTACCCCGCCGACGGGCTGCGCTTCATCGACTTCGAACAGTCGAGTGTGGGCAACGGCCTCGTCGAACTCGCCTACCTGCGGATCGGCTTCCCGACCTGTTACTCCAGTCCGGACACTCCCCGGGAACTGTTGGGACAGGCCGAGGACGCGTACCGGGCCACCTGGCGCGAGGAGACCGGCACCGAGGTGACCGGCGACCTGGCCGACGCCTGCGCGGGCTGGACCATCAGCGGCGACTCGCTCGTGGAGCGCGCGCATCGGGAGTCGCGGCGACACCTGTCCCGGCTGATCAACTCGGACTGGAAGTGGGGCAAGGCGACCGCCCGGGAGCGGTTGGCGTTCCGGCTGGAGGTGACGGCGGATATCGCCGCCGACTCGGCTGAGCTGCGAACCGTCGCCGAGCTGTGCCGCAACCTGCGCGAGGCGATGCGGGCGCGCTGGCCGCAGTTGCGTCGGCTCACCGATCCCGAGCTCAACTACGACCACTGA
- a CDS encoding aminoacyl-tRNA deacylase has product MNATPLPDAVRAMVADGEAHGVDVEVRVRPAANSLPEAAEILGLTPADLAKTLVVRKTSDSYLFAIVPGDRSIAWPKLRELLGTNRLSMPDAATALAATGYERGTITPIGSHRPWPIYVDSRLRGRRVAMGAGAHGFSAFVDVDRLVDGYDAVLADITD; this is encoded by the coding sequence ATGAACGCAACCCCACTGCCCGACGCCGTACGGGCCATGGTGGCCGACGGCGAAGCGCACGGCGTCGACGTGGAGGTGCGGGTCCGGCCCGCCGCGAACTCGCTGCCCGAGGCCGCCGAGATCCTGGGGCTCACTCCCGCCGACCTGGCCAAGACCCTCGTCGTCCGCAAGACCAGCGACAGCTACCTGTTCGCCATCGTCCCCGGCGACCGCTCCATCGCGTGGCCGAAGCTGCGCGAACTCCTCGGCACCAATCGGCTGTCCATGCCGGACGCCGCCACCGCCCTGGCGGCGACGGGTTACGAACGCGGCACCATCACCCCGATCGGCAGTCACCGACCGTGGCCGATCTATGTGGACTCACGGCTGCGGGGCCGCCGGGTGGCCATGGGCGCCGGAGCCCACGGGTTCAGCGCCTTCGTCGACGTCGACCGCCTGGTCGACGGATACGACGCCGTGCTCGCCGACATCACCGACTGA
- a CDS encoding isopenicillin N synthase family dioxygenase produces the protein MTTTDFVPVIDISQRTDARERARLAEAIGRACENSGFYVIVGHGIPGELIDTMFSVTESFFTLPDSEKDAVANRPGVSGLRRSVGTTANSLGQRTPPDLCETFGVHVTGDLDDAERENLGDYWASWKLANVWPRRPQEFEPTWRAYLYSVEELAEDLMRLSALALGLAENYYEDKFDNHVSSLVANYYYPQTQKPLPGQLRLGAHTDFGGLTVLYQETDRGGLQVRRGDDDWRDVPAIPGSFVVNIGDLMAMWTGGRWVSTMHRVVNPQDGDTASRISIPFFFQPNHDAVIAPLGETADQGVIAGEWMAAKMRKIVPADRG, from the coding sequence GTGACAACGACCGACTTCGTCCCGGTCATCGACATCTCCCAGCGCACCGACGCGCGGGAGCGGGCCCGGCTGGCCGAGGCCATCGGCCGAGCCTGCGAGAACTCGGGCTTCTACGTGATCGTCGGCCACGGCATCCCCGGCGAACTCATCGACACCATGTTCTCGGTCACCGAGTCCTTCTTCACCCTCCCGGACTCCGAAAAGGACGCCGTCGCCAACCGGCCCGGCGTCTCGGGTCTGCGACGGTCGGTCGGCACCACCGCCAACAGCCTCGGCCAGCGGACGCCGCCCGACCTGTGTGAGACCTTCGGCGTCCACGTCACCGGCGACCTCGACGACGCCGAACGCGAGAACCTGGGCGACTACTGGGCCTCGTGGAAACTGGCCAATGTCTGGCCGCGGCGACCACAGGAGTTCGAACCGACCTGGCGGGCGTATCTGTACAGTGTGGAGGAGCTGGCCGAGGACCTGATGCGGCTGTCGGCGCTCGCCCTGGGGCTGGCGGAGAACTACTACGAGGACAAGTTCGACAACCACGTGTCCTCTCTGGTCGCCAACTACTACTACCCGCAGACCCAGAAACCGCTGCCAGGCCAGCTGCGACTGGGCGCCCACACCGACTTCGGCGGCCTGACCGTCCTCTACCAGGAAACCGACCGGGGCGGCCTACAGGTACGCCGAGGTGACGACGACTGGCGCGACGTGCCCGCCATCCCGGGCAGCTTCGTGGTCAACATCGGCGACCTGATGGCAATGTGGACCGGCGGCCGATGGGTGTCGACAATGCACCGGGTCGTCAACCCCCAAGACGGTGACACCGCGTCGCGCATCTCCATCCCGTTCTTCTTCCAGCCCAACCACGACGCGGTCATCGCCCCGCTCGGCGAGACCGCGGACCAGGGCGTCATCGCCGGAGAGTGGATGGCCGCGAAGATGCGCAAGATCGTTCCCGCAGATCGGGGATGA
- a CDS encoding multicopper oxidase family protein, giving the protein MSPVSRRSVLRAGVAASGAAILTGCASESADSYVSPDGDRVAEAEAARDPGKVRKFTLKPGRTEVDLGGVAVTTWAYGGKIPGEPIRVTRGEQIKAVLDNGLPDPTTVHWHGLALRCDADGVPDVTQKPVGAGERHTYTFTAAHAGTYWFHPHVGVQQDRGLYAPLIVEDPDEPLSYDEEWIVVLDDWMDGVTGSPDDVLKELGGGMSHGGHSGGDSDDEPQSQGHMLMGADSDLLGGDAGDVSYPHFLINGRVPADPEVFKVKPGTRLRLRVINAAGDTAFRLALGGHTMTVTHTDGFGVRHTETDALLLGMGERYDVLVELGDGVFPLVALAEGKQELARAIVRTASGETPAADVRPTELDGTIAGYSDLEPDDSVRLKRRDPDETIDLDLTGGMMKYDWGINGESFDPDRLYGITEGDRVRLRFKNTTTMWHPMHLHGHTFALSGTGLRKDTAIVLPGQTLKVDFDADNPGRWMIHCHNVYHSESGMMTLLGYRD; this is encoded by the coding sequence ATGAGCCCCGTTTCCCGAAGGTCCGTCCTGCGCGCCGGTGTCGCCGCGTCCGGGGCGGCGATACTGACCGGCTGCGCGTCGGAGTCCGCTGACAGTTACGTGAGCCCCGACGGTGACCGGGTCGCCGAAGCCGAGGCCGCCCGCGATCCCGGCAAGGTCCGCAAGTTCACCCTCAAGCCGGGCCGCACCGAGGTCGACCTGGGTGGCGTCGCCGTGACCACCTGGGCCTACGGCGGCAAGATCCCCGGCGAGCCGATCCGCGTCACACGCGGCGAACAGATCAAGGCCGTCCTCGACAACGGTCTGCCCGATCCGACCACGGTGCACTGGCACGGCCTGGCACTGCGCTGCGACGCCGACGGCGTCCCCGACGTCACCCAGAAGCCCGTCGGCGCGGGCGAACGCCACACCTACACGTTCACCGCCGCCCACGCCGGAACCTACTGGTTCCACCCGCACGTCGGCGTCCAACAGGACCGGGGTCTTTACGCCCCGCTGATCGTCGAGGACCCCGACGAACCACTGTCCTATGACGAGGAATGGATCGTCGTTCTCGACGACTGGATGGACGGGGTGACCGGCAGCCCCGATGACGTGCTAAAAGAACTCGGTGGCGGTATGAGCCATGGCGGACATTCCGGCGGCGACTCCGACGACGAGCCGCAATCCCAGGGCCACATGCTGATGGGCGCCGACAGCGACCTGCTCGGCGGCGACGCTGGGGACGTCAGCTATCCGCACTTCCTGATCAACGGACGTGTTCCCGCCGACCCCGAGGTCTTCAAGGTCAAGCCCGGCACTCGGCTGCGGCTGCGCGTCATCAACGCCGCCGGGGACACCGCGTTCAGGCTCGCGCTGGGCGGCCACACGATGACCGTGACCCACACCGACGGCTTCGGGGTGCGGCACACCGAGACCGACGCGCTGCTGCTCGGCATGGGTGAGCGCTACGACGTCCTGGTCGAGCTGGGCGACGGCGTGTTCCCGCTGGTGGCGCTGGCCGAGGGCAAGCAGGAACTGGCCCGGGCCATCGTGCGCACCGCTTCGGGCGAGACACCCGCCGCCGACGTCCGGCCCACGGAACTGGACGGCACCATCGCCGGATACTCCGACCTCGAACCCGACGACAGCGTCCGGCTGAAGCGCCGGGACCCGGACGAGACCATCGACCTCGACCTGACCGGCGGCATGATGAAGTACGACTGGGGGATCAACGGCGAGTCCTTCGACCCCGACCGGCTGTACGGCATCACCGAAGGCGACCGGGTTCGGTTGCGGTTCAAGAACACCACCACGATGTGGCACCCCATGCACCTGCACGGCCACACCTTCGCGCTGTCCGGCACTGGTTTGCGCAAGGACACCGCGATCGTTCTACCGGGACAGACACTCAAGGTCGACTTCGACGCCGACAATCCCGGACGCTGGATGATCCACTGCCACAACGTCTACCACTCCGAGTCGGGAATGATGACGCTGCTGGGCTACCGCGACTAG
- a CDS encoding MFS transporter, which yields MVEANPTTAPPRQRWLTLPVVSAAQLLVVLDGTIVNIALPSAQRALDMTDANRHWVITAYLLAFGGLLLLGGRVSGALGHRRAFLIGLTGFALASALGGMASEPWILFAARALQGAFAALLAPAGLALLATTFTGERERGRAFGVFAAVGAAGAAVGLIAGGLLTQYAGWRWCLYINVPIAALAMLGAVRIPRDRPHGGTVDIPGALLSVAGFSALVYGFSRAEALGWTHPLVLALLGGGIVALAIFVRVELRAPHPLLPMRVLRHRGRAGAFTTIALTHVSMFGFFLFMSYHTQTVLDYSPVQAGLTLIVNALAAILGSTVIAGRLHGRVSPATLIVPSLLAIAAGIFVVTRTPARATDVLLPYLTPALLLTGLGLGGIMAATATLATSGIGGHDAGTASATYNASMQLGAALGTPLFNTVTIGAATSLALTESATVATVHGYRTALTVGLGIVLAATAIAAVTTRKA from the coding sequence ATGGTGGAAGCCAACCCCACGACAGCCCCGCCCCGACAGCGGTGGCTGACCCTGCCGGTGGTCAGCGCGGCCCAGCTGTTGGTGGTCCTGGACGGCACGATCGTCAACATCGCGCTGCCCTCGGCGCAGCGCGCCCTCGACATGACCGACGCCAACCGGCACTGGGTCATCACCGCCTACCTGCTGGCCTTCGGCGGCCTGCTGTTGCTGGGCGGACGCGTCAGCGGCGCGCTCGGACACCGGCGCGCGTTCCTCATCGGACTGACCGGGTTCGCGCTCGCGTCCGCGCTGGGCGGCATGGCCTCAGAGCCGTGGATCCTGTTCGCCGCCCGAGCCCTGCAAGGGGCCTTCGCCGCCCTGCTCGCCCCCGCCGGACTGGCGCTGCTGGCCACCACGTTCACCGGCGAACGGGAACGCGGCCGGGCCTTCGGCGTCTTCGCCGCGGTCGGCGCCGCCGGAGCCGCCGTCGGCCTGATCGCGGGCGGACTGCTGACCCAGTACGCGGGTTGGCGCTGGTGCCTGTACATCAACGTCCCGATCGCCGCGCTGGCGATGCTCGGCGCCGTCCGGATCCCGCGCGACCGACCCCATGGCGGCACCGTCGACATCCCCGGCGCGCTGCTCAGCGTCGCCGGGTTCTCGGCCCTCGTCTACGGTTTCAGCCGGGCCGAGGCGCTGGGCTGGACCCACCCGCTGGTGCTGGCGCTGTTGGGCGGCGGCATCGTCGCACTGGCGATCTTCGTCCGCGTCGAACTGCGGGCACCGCATCCGCTGCTGCCCATGCGGGTGCTGCGACACCGGGGCCGCGCCGGAGCCTTCACCACGATCGCGCTGACCCACGTGTCGATGTTCGGGTTCTTCCTGTTCATGAGCTACCACACCCAGACCGTCCTGGACTATTCGCCGGTCCAGGCGGGACTGACGCTGATCGTCAACGCGCTGGCCGCGATCCTCGGCTCCACGGTGATCGCCGGACGACTGCACGGCCGGGTCTCGCCCGCGACGCTCATCGTGCCGAGCCTCCTCGCCATCGCGGCCGGGATCTTCGTCGTGACCCGCACACCCGCTCGGGCCACCGACGTCCTGCTGCCGTACCTGACCCCGGCGCTGCTGCTGACCGGCTTGGGACTGGGCGGCATCATGGCGGCCACCGCGACGCTGGCCACCTCCGGCATCGGCGGCCACGACGCCGGAACCGCCTCGGCGACCTACAACGCCTCGATGCAGCTGGGCGCGGCCCTGGGCACCCCGCTTTTCAACACCGTCACCATCGGCGCCGCGACGTCGCTCGCGCTCACCGAATCGGCCACCGTGGCCACAGTGCACGGATACCGCACCGCCCTGACCGTCGGCCTGGGCATCGTCCTGGCCGCCACCGCGATCGCGGCCGTCACCACCCGCAAAGCCTGA
- a CDS encoding TetR/AcrR family transcriptional regulator C-terminal domain-containing protein: MGGVNDTRVDDEVRSVWLRPRRRTRGEPPITRDRIAEAAVELLDAEGIERLTMRRLAERLAIVAPSLYHHVDTKDDVIDLAVDAIFGEQSPDLPGSAAWREQVTEVMTGWRATLLRHPWAAAVPARRRPAIGPNFLSQMELLQSTLHGAGFTAKALPAATWALYNHVFGSASTQAALDITEAERKAGQDQLLADKDRFPTLAANGYLYDDDWEGTFHIGLKYLLDGLEAQRNTA; the protein is encoded by the coding sequence ATGGGCGGCGTGAACGACACACGCGTGGACGACGAGGTGCGAAGCGTCTGGCTGCGCCCCCGCCGCCGAACCCGGGGCGAGCCACCCATCACCCGGGACCGCATCGCCGAGGCGGCGGTGGAACTGCTCGACGCCGAGGGGATCGAACGGCTGACGATGCGGCGACTGGCCGAGCGACTGGCCATCGTCGCGCCCTCGCTCTACCACCATGTCGACACGAAGGACGACGTCATCGACCTGGCCGTGGACGCGATCTTCGGCGAACAGTCCCCCGACCTGCCCGGCTCCGCCGCCTGGCGCGAACAGGTCACCGAGGTGATGACCGGCTGGCGCGCCACCCTGCTGCGGCACCCCTGGGCGGCCGCCGTCCCGGCCCGGCGCCGCCCCGCCATCGGCCCCAACTTCCTGTCCCAGATGGAGCTGTTGCAGTCCACCCTCCACGGCGCCGGATTCACCGCGAAGGCGCTACCGGCGGCCACCTGGGCGCTGTACAACCACGTCTTCGGCTCGGCGTCCACACAGGCCGCGCTGGACATCACCGAGGCGGAACGCAAGGCCGGGCAGGATCAGCTGCTGGCCGACAAGGACCGCTTCCCCACCCTGGCCGCCAACGGTTACCTGTACGACGACGACTGGGAGGGCACCTTCCACATCGGCCTGAAGTACCTGCTCGACGGCCTGGAAGCGCAGCGGAACACCGCCTAG